The proteins below come from a single Nocardiopsis gilva YIM 90087 genomic window:
- a CDS encoding cytochrome P450 family protein, with amino-acid sequence MAKGRENTVIRQLLDHDVSDVTDSELGFHLGTTRALQWYFGSQGDAYAQVLRGQADDPHPLYAAVRERGPLHLSMVGSWVTADPAVAETVLSGDAFGVAAADGRGVEPQALPFFAAGLTGIEHSEADRLRELWEPLFGADAVKGHRSAVEETHRDLADRLTTAEGFDLVADFARPAAVAVTACVLGVADEDRGRFADLCARLAVLPDSLLAPQRLTTVRDLDSAATELRALLGGTSDDSPDMATVRALLAAEGVTATVNLIGNAVRALLDHPDQWKRLRDAPDLAESAVHETLRYDPPIQLEARVARTATEVGGQSVPAGAHVVVATAALGRDPALHAEPDRFDLTRAHASPAPHPSAFPGGGHREVAEPLSLLQAEVALRTLVEYLPRLRRTGPVVYRRRAPVTRGPLELPASAS; translated from the coding sequence ATGGCGAAAGGCCGCGAGAACACGGTCATCCGACAACTTCTGGACCACGACGTTTCCGATGTCACCGATAGCGAGCTGGGATTCCACCTGGGCACCACCCGGGCACTGCAGTGGTACTTCGGTTCCCAAGGGGACGCCTATGCCCAGGTTTTGCGCGGACAGGCCGATGATCCCCACCCCCTGTACGCCGCCGTGCGCGAGCGCGGCCCGCTGCACCTCAGCATGGTCGGCAGCTGGGTGACGGCCGATCCCGCTGTCGCCGAAACGGTACTGAGCGGCGACGCCTTCGGCGTGGCCGCCGCCGACGGGCGGGGCGTCGAGCCGCAGGCCCTCCCCTTCTTCGCCGCCGGGCTCACCGGCATTGAGCACAGCGAGGCCGACCGCCTGCGCGAGCTGTGGGAACCGCTGTTCGGGGCCGACGCGGTCAAGGGTCACCGCTCCGCTGTCGAGGAGACCCATCGCGATCTCGCCGACCGGCTCACCACGGCCGAAGGGTTCGACCTGGTGGCCGATTTCGCCCGCCCCGCGGCCGTCGCTGTGACCGCCTGCGTGCTCGGCGTGGCCGACGAGGACCGCGGCCGCTTCGCCGACCTCTGCGCTCGGCTGGCCGTGCTGCCCGACAGCCTGCTCGCCCCGCAGCGCCTGACCACCGTGCGCGACCTCGACTCCGCGGCCACCGAGCTGCGCGCGCTCCTCGGCGGGACATCGGACGACAGCCCCGACATGGCGACCGTCCGGGCTCTGCTCGCCGCCGAGGGCGTCACCGCGACGGTCAACCTCATCGGGAACGCGGTCCGGGCCCTGCTCGACCATCCCGACCAGTGGAAGCGGCTGCGCGACGCCCCCGATCTCGCGGAGTCCGCCGTGCACGAGACGCTGCGCTACGACCCGCCCATCCAACTGGAGGCCCGCGTCGCGCGCACCGCCACCGAGGTGGGCGGGCAGAGCGTCCCGGCCGGCGCCCACGTCGTCGTGGCGACGGCGGCCCTCGGCCGCGACCCCGCCCTCCACGCCGAACCCGACCGATTCGACCTCACCCGCGCGCACGCCTCCCCCGCTCCGCACCCGAGCGCGTTCCCCGGCGGCGGACACCGCGAGGTCGCGGAGCCGCTGTCCCTGCTCCAGGCCGAGGTCGCACTGCGGACGCTCGTCGAGTACCTGCCGCGGCTGCGCCGTACGGGCCCGGTCGTGTACCGCCGTCGCGCCCCCGTCACCCGCGGCCCGCTGGAACTCCCCGCGTCCGCGTCCTGA
- a CDS encoding dTDP-4-dehydrorhamnose 3,5-epimerase family protein gives MKYRELSVEGAYEFTPTAFPDERGLFVSPFQEPTFLEAVGQPFTVAQTNHSKSKRGVIRGIHYTSSPGQTKYVYCPRGQALDIVVDIRVGSPTFGAYDIVQVDPESFRAVYFPIGMGHAFVALEDSTVMSYMVSSSYDPKRELAVHPLDPTIGIPWPADINPVISARDTAAPTLEQAKEQGLLPTYRA, from the coding sequence ATGAAGTACCGCGAGCTCTCCGTCGAGGGAGCCTACGAGTTCACCCCCACCGCCTTCCCCGACGAACGCGGCCTCTTCGTTTCCCCTTTCCAGGAACCCACGTTCCTGGAGGCCGTTGGGCAGCCCTTCACCGTCGCCCAGACCAACCACAGTAAGTCCAAGCGCGGGGTCATCCGAGGGATCCACTACACATCCTCGCCTGGCCAGACGAAGTATGTCTACTGCCCGCGCGGACAGGCGCTCGACATCGTGGTGGACATCCGAGTGGGATCACCGACGTTCGGTGCCTACGACATCGTCCAGGTCGACCCGGAATCCTTCCGCGCCGTCTACTTCCCCATCGGAATGGGGCATGCCTTCGTCGCTCTGGAGGACAGCACGGTCATGTCCTACATGGTGTCCAGCAGCTACGACCCCAAGCGCGAGCTCGCCGTGCACCCGCTCGACCCAACCATCGGCATCCCGTGGCCCGCCGACATCAACCCCGTCATCTCAGCGCGCGACACGGCCGCCCCCACCCTCGAACAGGCTAAGGAGCAGGGACTGCTGCCCACCTACCGCGCCTGA
- a CDS encoding activator-dependent family glycosyltransferase — protein sequence MRVLLTSFSVASHYHNLVPLAWALAAAGHEVRVASQPALTEAILHSGMVPAPVGQDHAISDLRDHIVNRTGQADVQAPRMPDDMEAPLTWDDVLGFETVATSLVLSLINNDPTIDDLVAFTREWQPDLVIWEQLFYAGGIAAHAAGVPHARVLWSLDFHESARRHFLRLRAQQPAAHHEDPLAEWLTWTLDRFDTPYADNVSTGHLTIDATIPRSMRLPVEPHTIGMRYLPYNGPASVPDWVSEPVDKPRVCLTLGLTAREGLGGNAVSVADLMEAMADLDIELIATLDDDQVAELGGVPANTRAVPFVPLHALMPTCSAIIHHGGTGAFGSALINGVPQLMVADQWDMPVKARVFAETGAGIFIRPDDLTPEGVRDGVIAMLNEPSYAREAQRLQREKLSEPTPAELVAELEHLALRHRDPVVGPIGG from the coding sequence ATGCGCGTTCTCCTGACGTCGTTCTCCGTAGCGTCGCACTACCACAACCTGGTCCCCCTGGCCTGGGCGCTCGCCGCCGCCGGACACGAGGTGCGGGTGGCCAGCCAGCCCGCCCTGACCGAGGCCATCCTGCACTCCGGCATGGTCCCGGCACCGGTCGGCCAGGACCACGCCATCAGCGACCTCCGCGACCACATCGTCAACCGCACCGGCCAGGCCGACGTGCAGGCGCCGCGGATGCCCGACGACATGGAGGCCCCGCTCACCTGGGATGACGTGCTCGGGTTCGAGACGGTGGCCACCTCGCTGGTGCTGTCGCTCATCAACAACGACCCCACCATCGACGACCTGGTCGCCTTCACCCGCGAATGGCAGCCGGACCTGGTGATCTGGGAGCAGCTCTTCTACGCGGGGGGCATCGCGGCGCACGCCGCCGGGGTGCCGCACGCGCGCGTGCTCTGGTCGCTCGACTTCCACGAGAGCGCCCGTCGGCACTTCCTGCGGTTGCGCGCGCAGCAGCCGGCCGCGCACCACGAGGATCCCCTCGCCGAATGGCTCACCTGGACCCTGGACCGGTTCGACACGCCCTACGCCGACAACGTGTCCACCGGCCACCTGACGATCGACGCCACGATCCCCAGGAGCATGCGCCTTCCGGTCGAGCCGCACACGATCGGCATGCGCTACCTGCCCTACAACGGACCCGCCTCCGTGCCCGACTGGGTGAGCGAACCGGTCGACAAGCCGCGCGTCTGCCTCACCCTGGGGCTGACGGCCCGTGAGGGCCTCGGCGGCAACGCGGTCTCGGTCGCCGACCTCATGGAGGCCATGGCCGACCTCGACATCGAGCTCATCGCGACGCTCGACGACGACCAGGTCGCCGAGCTCGGCGGGGTGCCCGCCAACACCCGGGCCGTCCCCTTCGTGCCGCTGCACGCCCTGATGCCGACCTGCTCGGCCATCATCCACCACGGCGGCACCGGCGCCTTCGGCTCCGCCCTCATCAACGGGGTGCCGCAGCTCATGGTCGCCGACCAGTGGGACATGCCGGTCAAGGCGCGCGTCTTCGCGGAGACAGGGGCGGGCATCTTCATTCGCCCCGACGACCTCACCCCTGAAGGGGTGCGCGACGGCGTCATCGCCATGCTGAACGAGCCGTCCTACGCCCGCGAGGCGCAGCGGCTGCAGCGCGAGAAGCTGTCCGAGCCCACCCCGGCCGAGCTCGTCGCGGAACTGGAGCACCTCGCTCTGCGGCACCGGGACCCCGTTGTCGGGCCCATCGGTGGGTGA
- a CDS encoding PhzF family phenazine biosynthesis protein — translation MSRFRVIDAFADRPFAGNPAAVLVLDGPYDDAWAQRVAAEFNLAETAFVVPADGDTADYELRWFTPAVEVALCGHATLAAAHALVEDAASGPIRFATRSSGVLTVTPREGRLWMDFPANVPTAESFDGLPEALGAAPVWTGTAGTCDILVEVADERTVRGLTPDLAALAGFECRGVIVTARADEGSPDAFVSRFFAPRVGVPEDPVTGSAHTVLAPYWAKHLGRTSFSAFQCSRRGGRLYLETPTAAPDRVFIGGSAVTVSEGELRA, via the coding sequence ATGAGTCGCTTTCGTGTGATCGATGCCTTCGCCGACCGGCCGTTCGCCGGCAACCCCGCCGCCGTGCTGGTGCTGGACGGTCCGTACGACGATGCCTGGGCCCAGCGGGTCGCCGCCGAGTTCAACCTCGCCGAGACCGCATTCGTCGTTCCCGCCGATGGTGACACCGCCGACTACGAGCTGCGCTGGTTCACCCCCGCCGTCGAGGTCGCGCTGTGCGGGCACGCGACGCTGGCCGCCGCCCACGCGCTCGTCGAGGACGCGGCGAGTGGGCCGATCCGGTTCGCGACGCGGTCGAGCGGCGTGCTGACCGTGACCCCGCGCGAGGGGCGGCTGTGGATGGACTTCCCGGCCAACGTGCCCACCGCCGAGAGTTTCGACGGGCTGCCCGAAGCGCTGGGCGCGGCGCCGGTGTGGACGGGAACCGCCGGAACCTGCGACATCCTGGTCGAGGTCGCGGACGAGCGGACCGTGCGCGGGCTCACGCCCGACCTGGCCGCGCTCGCCGGATTCGAGTGCCGGGGCGTCATCGTCACCGCACGCGCCGACGAGGGATCGCCGGACGCGTTCGTGTCGCGCTTCTTCGCGCCGCGGGTCGGAGTCCCCGAGGACCCGGTGACCGGCAGCGCGCACACGGTGCTGGCTCCGTACTGGGCCAAGCACCTGGGGCGGACCTCCTTCTCCGCCTTCCAGTGCTCGCGGCGCGGGGGACGGCTCTACCTGGAGACACCGACGGCCGCGCCGGACCGCGTCTTCATCGGGGGATCGGCCGTGACCGTCAGCGAAGGGGAGCTACGGGCGTAG
- the rfbA gene encoding glucose-1-phosphate thymidylyltransferase RfbA gives MKGIILAGGSGTRLHPVTLGVSKQLIPVHDKPMIYYPLSVLMLADVRDILIISTPHDLPQFQRLLGDGGHLGLRIDYAEQAHPNGLPEAFTIGADHIGDDSVALALGDNIFHGNSFSNVLEKEARLTEGCVLFGFQVKDPTRYGVGEADSDGRLLSIEEKPANPRSNRAITGLYFYDNDVVDIAKNLRPSDRGELEITDVNRVYMERGTARLVDLGRGFAWLDTGTHESLMQAGQYVQVLEERQGVRIACVEEVALRKGYIDADSCHRLGAAIGKSDYGQYVMNIAEEFQQQPQNRPNQPAQV, from the coding sequence GTGAAGGGCATCATCCTCGCGGGAGGTTCGGGAACACGGTTGCACCCCGTCACCCTGGGCGTCTCCAAGCAGCTGATCCCGGTCCACGACAAACCGATGATCTACTATCCGCTCTCCGTCCTGATGCTGGCCGACGTGCGGGACATTCTCATCATCAGCACGCCCCATGATCTTCCCCAGTTCCAACGGCTCCTCGGCGATGGCGGCCATTTGGGGCTGCGCATCGATTACGCCGAGCAGGCCCACCCCAACGGCCTGCCGGAGGCATTCACGATCGGTGCCGACCACATCGGCGACGACTCCGTGGCACTTGCGCTCGGCGACAACATCTTCCACGGCAATTCCTTCTCCAACGTGCTGGAAAAGGAGGCGCGGCTCACCGAGGGCTGCGTCCTCTTCGGCTTCCAGGTCAAGGACCCCACGCGCTACGGCGTCGGCGAGGCGGACAGCGACGGTCGGCTCCTGTCGATCGAGGAGAAGCCCGCCAACCCCCGTTCCAACCGGGCGATCACCGGGCTGTACTTCTACGACAACGACGTCGTCGACATCGCCAAGAACCTGCGGCCGTCCGACCGCGGCGAGCTGGAGATCACCGACGTCAACCGCGTGTACATGGAACGCGGCACCGCCCGGCTGGTCGACCTCGGCCGCGGCTTCGCCTGGCTGGACACCGGAACCCACGAGTCCCTGATGCAGGCCGGGCAGTACGTGCAGGTCCTGGAGGAGCGCCAGGGCGTGCGGATCGCCTGCGTCGAGGAGGTCGCGCTGCGCAAGGGGTACATCGACGCGGACTCCTGCCACCGGCTCGGCGCCGCCATCGGCAAGTCCGACTACGGCCAGTACGTCATGAACATCGCCGAGGAATTCCAACAGCAGCCGCAGAACCGCCCCAACCAACCGGCCCAGGTCTAA
- a CDS encoding NUDIX hydrolase, with product MSAGDGDGWVRLPDGSRRWGRYGASGLLLHAEDTGNGSGGHVLLQLRAMWGHMGGTWGMPGGALDSGESSVQAALREFGEEVAGDLGEVALNGVHRQDHEVWRYDTVLAHAAHRADFAPGNAESTAIRWVAIDEVERLRLLGPFRDIWPQLRAALAQRLELVVDGPAVLRHRKGEEAETGSGYDGGEAARRLRDELADLATAGIDGAVLPAALPLTPLHRWFPRVRLVVDAAAGSLPSVPGVAVVLSAGRGDGADDGGRRRSLNGAHAAGTLVVTAPSEVGGHRGAVAVVPPEWLAGAAGATRAVR from the coding sequence ATGAGCGCAGGTGACGGCGACGGCTGGGTGCGGCTGCCCGACGGTTCGCGGCGCTGGGGTCGCTACGGTGCCTCGGGGCTGTTGCTCCACGCCGAGGACACCGGCAACGGGAGCGGTGGGCACGTGCTGCTGCAGCTCCGGGCCATGTGGGGCCATATGGGCGGCACGTGGGGAATGCCGGGCGGTGCCCTGGACAGCGGCGAGTCGTCGGTGCAGGCGGCGCTGCGCGAGTTCGGCGAAGAGGTCGCCGGGGACCTGGGCGAGGTGGCGTTGAACGGCGTGCACCGGCAGGACCACGAGGTCTGGCGGTACGACACCGTGCTGGCGCACGCGGCGCACCGTGCGGACTTCGCGCCGGGCAACGCCGAGAGCACGGCGATCCGCTGGGTCGCGATCGACGAGGTGGAGCGGTTGCGGCTGCTGGGCCCCTTCCGCGACATCTGGCCGCAGCTGCGCGCCGCCCTCGCGCAGCGGTTGGAACTCGTCGTGGACGGCCCGGCCGTTCTCCGTCACCGCAAGGGGGAGGAAGCGGAGACGGGGAGCGGATACGACGGCGGCGAGGCAGCGCGACGGCTCCGCGACGAGCTCGCCGACCTCGCGACGGCCGGAATCGACGGCGCGGTGCTGCCCGCGGCGCTGCCGCTGACACCGCTGCATCGCTGGTTCCCCCGCGTTCGGCTGGTGGTCGACGCCGCAGCGGGCTCGCTGCCGTCGGTGCCCGGCGTGGCGGTGGTCCTGTCGGCGGGCCGCGGGGATGGTGCCGATGACGGCGGCCGACGCCGCTCCCTGAACGGTGCACACGCCGCCGGCACCCTGGTCGTCACTGCGCCGTCCGAGGTGGGCGGCCACCGCGGTGCGGTAGCGGTGGTTCCTCCCGAGTGGCTGGCGGGTGCCGCGGGGGCGACCCGTGCTGTGCGCTGA
- the rfbB gene encoding dTDP-glucose 4,6-dehydratase: MRILVTGGAGFIGSTYVRHLLGGDYPEQAGADVTVLDKLTYAGNRDNLAPVADHPRFTFVQGDIVDRALVADLMAGTDLVLHFAAESHVDRSIEGSAEFVTTNVLGTHTLLQAALDNGVGAFVHVSTDEVYGSIGEGSWPETCPLEPNSPYAASKASSDLLARAFHRTHGLDVRITRCSNNYGPYQHPEKVIPRFVGNLIDGEPVPLYGDGGNVRDWLHVDDHCRGIALVADKGRPGEVYNIGGGTELNNLELTARLLDAMGTDWSMVRRVPDRKGHDLRYSVDISKISSELGYAPQVPFDAGLAATVAWYRDHPQWWRPLADRPGHRRRRLTRSHPASNIAIRPLTAQEESQPP, from the coding sequence ATGCGCATTCTCGTCACCGGCGGGGCCGGGTTCATCGGCTCCACCTACGTCCGCCACCTGCTCGGCGGCGACTACCCCGAGCAGGCCGGGGCGGACGTCACCGTGCTGGACAAACTCACCTACGCGGGCAACCGGGACAACCTGGCCCCCGTGGCCGACCACCCCCGGTTCACCTTCGTCCAGGGCGACATCGTCGACCGCGCGCTCGTCGCGGACCTGATGGCCGGGACCGACCTGGTGCTGCACTTCGCGGCGGAGTCCCACGTCGACCGGTCCATCGAGGGGTCCGCCGAGTTCGTCACCACCAACGTGCTGGGAACCCACACCCTGCTGCAGGCCGCCCTCGACAACGGGGTGGGCGCCTTCGTGCACGTCTCCACCGACGAGGTGTACGGCTCGATCGGCGAAGGCTCCTGGCCCGAGACCTGCCCGCTGGAGCCCAACTCCCCCTACGCCGCCTCCAAGGCCTCCTCCGACCTGCTTGCCCGGGCCTTCCACCGCACCCACGGCCTCGACGTCCGTATCACCCGGTGCTCCAACAACTACGGCCCCTACCAGCACCCCGAGAAGGTCATCCCGCGGTTCGTCGGCAACCTGATCGACGGTGAGCCGGTCCCGCTGTACGGCGACGGCGGCAACGTCCGCGACTGGCTGCACGTCGACGACCACTGCCGCGGCATCGCTCTGGTCGCCGACAAGGGCCGCCCCGGCGAGGTCTACAACATCGGCGGCGGCACCGAGCTCAACAACTTGGAGCTGACCGCCCGCCTGCTCGACGCCATGGGCACCGACTGGTCCATGGTGCGCCGCGTCCCCGACCGCAAGGGGCACGACCTGCGCTACTCCGTCGATATCTCGAAGATCTCCAGCGAGCTCGGCTACGCGCCCCAGGTCCCCTTCGACGCGGGCCTGGCCGCCACCGTGGCCTGGTACCGCGACCACCCCCAGTGGTGGCGCCCTCTGGCCGACCGCCCCGGCCATCGCCGCCGGAGGCTGACCCGATCGCACCCAGCATCCAACATCGCGATCCGACCACTCACGGCACAGGAAGAAAGCCAACCACCATGA